Proteins encoded by one window of Paraburkholderia sabiae:
- the istA gene encoding IS21 family transposase, producing the protein MFEYRQVLARMRQGDSDRDIASARLMGRGKLKTVRQVALARGWLDPGRPLPDDAELAAIFGRNPKLPRSCVSTIEPFRDLVRGWYDADVQGTTIFNALQRNHGYTGSYSAVRRFLLHLKAERGARATTILEFAPAEAAQVDFGAGPVLTHESGVLLKTWFFVMTLCWSRHQYAEVVLDQTVETWLACHRRAFEWFGGRVERVIIDNAKCAITKACMYDPEVQRSYAALAEGYGFRIDACPPHDPAKKGVVEAGVKYIKRSFVPLREFRDLADANRQLRDWVMQQAGTREHGTTREQPLARFAIEKPLLARLPDVPPVLAVWCEVKVHTDGHVVYKKALYSVPFTLVGKQLWLKATDTVVQVFHRHELVATHPRLRKPGDRHTVRDHQPPEAQAWLEHDPQWCLARAKDIGPACHALVLAMFNDKVLVNLRGAQGVLRLREKVGDQRLEAACERALVFASPKYRTVKAILDKGLDSQPTAAPAPTPAPADTYLNGGRFGRDLHSLLIH; encoded by the coding sequence GTGTTTGAGTATCGACAGGTTCTGGCGCGCATGCGTCAGGGCGATTCCGACCGTGACATTGCCAGCGCACGCCTGATGGGGCGTGGGAAGCTGAAGACCGTCAGGCAGGTCGCGCTCGCTCGGGGCTGGCTCGATCCCGGTCGGCCCTTGCCGGACGACGCCGAACTGGCAGCGATCTTCGGACGCAATCCGAAGCTGCCGCGTAGCTGCGTCTCCACGATTGAACCGTTTCGCGATCTGGTGCGCGGCTGGTATGACGCCGACGTGCAGGGCACGACGATCTTCAACGCGCTTCAGCGCAACCACGGCTATACGGGCAGCTATTCGGCAGTGCGGCGCTTCCTGCTGCACCTGAAGGCCGAGCGCGGCGCGAGAGCGACGACGATCCTGGAGTTCGCACCGGCCGAGGCCGCACAGGTCGACTTCGGCGCCGGTCCGGTGCTCACGCATGAGTCCGGGGTTCTGCTCAAGACATGGTTCTTCGTGATGACGCTGTGCTGGTCGCGTCATCAATACGCCGAGGTCGTGCTGGATCAGACGGTCGAGACGTGGCTGGCCTGTCACCGGCGCGCCTTCGAATGGTTCGGTGGCCGCGTCGAACGCGTGATCATCGACAACGCCAAGTGCGCGATCACAAAGGCGTGCATGTACGACCCCGAGGTACAGCGCTCGTACGCCGCGCTGGCCGAGGGGTACGGCTTCCGGATCGATGCATGCCCTCCACACGATCCTGCGAAGAAGGGCGTCGTTGAGGCCGGAGTCAAATACATCAAACGATCCTTCGTGCCGCTGCGCGAATTCCGCGATCTCGCCGACGCCAACCGTCAATTGCGCGACTGGGTGATGCAGCAGGCCGGCACGCGCGAGCACGGCACGACGCGCGAGCAGCCGCTTGCACGTTTCGCCATCGAGAAGCCACTGCTCGCCAGACTGCCCGATGTGCCGCCAGTGCTGGCCGTATGGTGCGAGGTCAAGGTCCATACCGACGGGCACGTCGTCTACAAGAAGGCACTGTATTCGGTGCCGTTCACGCTCGTTGGCAAGCAGCTGTGGCTGAAGGCGACCGACACGGTCGTGCAGGTGTTCCACCGCCATGAGCTCGTCGCGACCCATCCGCGCCTGCGCAAGCCCGGCGATCGCCACACGGTGCGTGACCACCAGCCGCCTGAAGCGCAAGCGTGGCTCGAGCACGATCCACAGTGGTGCCTGGCGCGGGCAAAGGATATCGGGCCAGCCTGCCACGCGCTCGTTCTCGCGATGTTCAACGACAAGGTGCTCGTCAACCTGCGCGGCGCGCAGGGCGTCTTGAGGCTTCGCGAGAAGGTCGGCGATCAACGGCTGGAGGCTGCGTGCGAGCGTGCGCTCGTGTTCGCCAGCCCCAAGTACCGCACTGTCAAGGCGATCCTCGACAAGGGGCTGGACAGCCAGCCCACCGCAGCACCAGCGCCGACGCCGGCGCCTGCCGACACCTATCTGAACGGCGGCCGCTTCGGCCGTGACCTCCATTCCCTTCTGATCCATTGA
- the istB gene encoding IS21-like element helper ATPase IstB: MHPSPELNTILKQLRLSGILDSLEQRNRQAIDGQLAYTEFLATLLHDEVARREQKKLGVRLARAGFSLGKTLENFDFDRVPKLNRAHIYDLAAGRYIDEKVCVLMVGQTGVGKSHLAQALGHCAARQGRDVLFITQTELLKKLHAARATELYERKLQQFVRVPVLIVDDFALKPLRAPHDEDFHDLVAARYERAATILTSNLDFSEWGDAFPDNRILGAATLDRLRHGAYRVVIEGESFRKPKPMPENGENVVAKSGKKTHS, translated from the coding sequence ATGCATCCCAGTCCAGAACTGAACACGATCCTCAAGCAGTTGCGCCTCTCGGGCATCCTCGACTCGCTCGAGCAACGCAACCGTCAAGCCATCGACGGGCAACTTGCCTACACGGAGTTCCTCGCCACGCTTCTGCACGACGAGGTCGCGCGGCGAGAGCAGAAGAAGCTCGGCGTGCGGCTCGCCCGCGCTGGCTTCTCCCTAGGCAAGACGCTCGAGAACTTCGACTTCGACCGCGTGCCCAAACTCAACCGCGCTCACATCTATGATCTCGCCGCCGGCCGCTATATCGACGAGAAGGTCTGCGTGCTGATGGTCGGCCAAACCGGCGTCGGCAAGTCGCATCTCGCGCAGGCCCTGGGCCACTGCGCCGCACGCCAGGGCCGCGATGTCCTGTTCATCACGCAAACCGAATTGCTCAAGAAGCTGCATGCAGCACGGGCGACTGAGCTCTATGAACGCAAGTTGCAGCAGTTCGTGCGCGTTCCGGTGCTGATCGTCGATGACTTTGCACTCAAACCCCTGCGTGCGCCCCACGACGAAGACTTCCACGACCTGGTCGCCGCCAGGTATGAGCGCGCGGCAACTATCCTGACGTCGAATCTCGACTTCAGCGAATGGGGCGACGCATTCCCCGACAACCGCATCCTCGGTGCTGCCACGCTCGATCGGCTACGGCACGGCGCCTACCGTGTCGTCATTGAGGGTGAGAGCTTCCGCAAGCCGAAACCGATGCCCGAAAACGGCGAAAACGTGGTTGCAAAATCAGGCAAAAAAACGCATTCTTGA
- the tnpB gene encoding IS66 family insertion sequence element accessory protein TnpB (TnpB, as the term is used for proteins encoded by IS66 family insertion elements, is considered an accessory protein, since TnpC, encoded by a neighboring gene, is a DDE family transposase.), whose protein sequence is MIGLPSGTRVWLAAGVTDMRAGFNSLAAKVQTVLERDPFCGHVFVFRGKRGDLLKVLWWSGDGMCLLMKRLEKGRFIWPQADGGVICLSPAQLSMLLEGIDWRQPTRTARPTSAL, encoded by the coding sequence GTGATTGGCCTCCCATCAGGAACGCGCGTCTGGCTGGCTGCCGGTGTAACTGACATGCGGGCCGGGTTCAACAGTCTCGCGGCCAAGGTGCAGACCGTGCTTGAGCGAGATCCCTTCTGCGGACACGTCTTCGTGTTTCGCGGCAAGCGCGGCGACCTGCTCAAGGTGCTGTGGTGGAGTGGCGATGGCATGTGCCTGCTGATGAAGCGACTTGAGAAGGGCCGCTTCATTTGGCCTCAAGCCGACGGTGGCGTTATTTGCCTGAGCCCGGCGCAATTATCGATGCTGCTGGAAGGCATCGACTGGCGGCAACCGACGAGAACAGCACGACCGACCTCAGCGTTGTAA
- the tnpA gene encoding IS66-like element accessory protein TnpA, producing the protein METKAVGRRLGSKNYSKAFRAMVVAQSNDPARSIADVAQEHGLNANMIARWRRAHERAQSITQAQPTETFIPVHLPVPAQLPSSIVVECGAVRVRFDGPPDLSALRTVLATLRSSS; encoded by the coding sequence ATGGAAACGAAGGCGGTAGGCCGACGACTGGGATCCAAGAACTACTCGAAGGCATTCCGGGCGATGGTCGTAGCGCAATCAAACGATCCGGCCCGTTCGATCGCGGACGTGGCACAGGAGCACGGTTTGAATGCCAACATGATCGCGCGCTGGCGTCGTGCTCATGAGCGCGCTCAATCGATTACGCAAGCTCAGCCCACTGAAACGTTCATTCCTGTGCATTTGCCCGTGCCGGCGCAATTGCCGTCGAGTATCGTCGTCGAGTGTGGCGCCGTGCGAGTCCGCTTCGATGGACCACCTGACCTGAGCGCGCTTCGGACGGTACTGGCAACGTTGCGGTCGTCGTCGTGA